The following proteins are encoded in a genomic region of Rattus rattus isolate New Zealand chromosome 2, Rrattus_CSIRO_v1, whole genome shotgun sequence:
- the Hif3a gene encoding hypoxia-inducible factor 3-alpha: MALGLQRVRSSTELRKEKSRDAARSRRSQETEVLYQLAHTLPFARGVSAHLDKASIMRLTISYLRMHRLCAAGEWNQVGKEGEPLDACYLKALEGFVMVLTAEGDMAYLSENVSKHLGLSQLELIGHSIFDFIHPCDQEELQDALTPRPSLSKKKSEAATGRHFSLRMKSTLTSRGRTLNLKAATWKVLHCSGHMRAYKPPAQTSPAGSPRSEPPLQCLVLICEAIPHPASLEPPLGRGAFLSRHSLDMKFTYCDERIAEVAGYSPDDLIGCSAYEYIHALDSDAVSRSIHTLLSKGQAVTGQYRFLARTGGYLWTQTQATVVSGGRGPQSESIICVHFLISRVEENGVVLSLEQTEQHTRRPPQLGTSSKKGIPGNSLDPPAPRILAFLHPPALSEASLAADPRRFCSPDLRRLMAPILDGPPTAATPSTPQAARRPQSPLPADLPDQLAVGLENAHRLSTARKNKTMETDLDIAQDPDTLDLEMLAPYISMDDDFQLNSSEQLPKVHRRPPRTARRPRARSFHGLSPPIPEPTLLPRWGSDPRLNCSSSSRADPPTAPLTPGTRKRALAQSSEDKGLELLETKPPKRSPRLEPGSVLLPPLSLSFLLQGRQLPGNQPDPRAPLVDSHEPLGLAPSLLSLYQHEETIQPRNHFLPAAGLAQTH; this comes from the exons GTCGAGCACCGAGCTGCGGAAGGAGAAGTCGCGGGATGCGGCCCGCAGCAGGCGCAGCCAGGAGACGGAGGTGCTGTACCAACTGGCGCACACCCTGCCCTTTGCGCGCGGCGTCAGCGCGCACCTGGACAAGGCCTCCATCATGCGCCTCACAATCAGCTACTTGCGCATGCACCGCCTCTGCGCTGCAG GGGAGTGGAACCAGGTGGGAAAAGAGGGAGAACCACTGGACGCCTGCTACCTGAAGGCCCTGGAGGGTTTCGTCATGGTGCTCACCGCCGAGGGAGACATGGCTTACCTGTCGGAAAATGTCAGCAAGCACCTGGGCCTCAGTCAG CTGGAGCTCATTGGACACAGTATCTTTGATTTTATCCATCCCTGCGACCAAGAGGAACTCCAGGATGCCCTGACCCCCAGGCCAA GCCTGTCAAAGAAGAAGTCGGAAGCAGCAACAGGACGCCACTTTTCCCTGCGAATGAAGAGCACACTCACCAGCAGGGGGCGCACGCTGAACCTCAAAGCGGCCACCTGGAAG GTGCTGCACTGCTCAGGACATATGAGGGCCTACAAGCCCCCTGCACAGACTTCCCCCGCCGGGAGCCCTCGCTCCGAGCCTCCCCTGCAATGCCTGGTGCTTATCTGTGAAGCCATCCCCCACCCAGCCAGTCTGGAGCCCCCACTGGGCCGAGGGGCCTTTCTCAGTCGCCACAGCCTGGACATGAAGTTCACATACTGCGACGAGAG GATTGCAGAAGTCGCTGGCTACAGCCCCGATGACCTGATTGGCTGTTCTGCCTATGAATACATCCACGCTTTGGACTCTGATGCAGTCAGCAGGAGCATCCACACTT tgctgagcaAGGGCCAGGCAGTAACGGGGCAGTATCGCTTCCTGGCCCGGACTGGAGGCTATCTGTGGACTCAGACTCAGGCTACAGTGGTGTCAGGGGGGCGGGGCCCCCAGTCGGAAAGTATCATCTGCGTCCACTTCCTGATCAG cCGTGTAGAAGAGAACggagtggtgctgtccctggaacAAACGGAGCAGCATACTCGCAGACCCCCTCAGCTGGGTACCTCCTCGAAGAAGGGTATCCCTGGCAACAGTCTAG ACCCTCCCGCTCCACGGATCCTGGCCTTCCTGCACCCTCCAGCCCTGAGTGAGGCCTCCCTGGCTGCTGACCCTCGCCGTTTCTGTAGCCCAGACCTGCGCCGCCTCATGGCACCCATCCTGGATGGACCTCCCACAGCCGCCACCCCTAGCACCCCACAAGCTGCACGGAGACCCCAAAGTCCTCTTCCG GCTGATCTCCCAGATCAGTTGGCTGTGGGCTTGGAGAATGCACACAGACTCTCCACTGCCCGGAAAAACAAGACCATGGAGACAGATCTAGATATAGCTCAG GACCCTGACACTCTGGACTTGGAGATGTTGGCTCCGTACATCTCCATGGATGATGACTTCCAGCTCAACTCCAGCGAGCAATTGCCCAAAGTCCACCGCAGACCTCCCAGGACGGCCCGCAGGCCTCGTGCTCGGAGCTTCCATGGCCTGTCGCCACCCATCCCTGAGCCCACCCTGCTGCCCCGCTGGGGGAGTGATCCACGACTGAACTGTTCCAGCTCCTCCAGGGCGGATCCCCCCACAGCCCCCCTGACGCCTGGAACTCGGAAGAG GGCCTTGgcccagagctcagaggacaaaggGTTGGAGCTGCTGGAAACGAAGCCCCCCAAGCGGTCCCCAAGACTAGAACCTGGAAGCGTCCTGCTGCCTCCGCTCAGCCTG AGTTTCCTTCTGCAAGGTCGACAACTCCCAGGGAACCAGCCAGATCCCAGAGCCCCACTCGTGGATTCTCATGAGCCCTTGG gCCTAGCTCCCTCGCTGCTCTCTCTCTACCAGCATGAGGAAACTATCCAGCCCAGGAACCACTTCCTCCCAGCAGCAGGCTTGGCCCAGACTCACTGA